The proteins below are encoded in one region of Deinococcus budaensis:
- a CDS encoding ABC transporter permease: MTTRRRVPPTLLLPALLTALGVLLPLSYLVLRAFGAEAGELREIVFRVRNLELLGNTLGLALGVLAAGTAVALPLAYLAARTTFRPRWVLTLLGVLPLAIPGYVGAYALIAASGPGGTIQAVTGLNWPGPSGFWGALGVLTLFTFPYLFLNLHAALRAQDPALEDAARLLGRSPGQTFRQVTLPHLRPAWLSGGLLVTLHVLGDFGVTSLMRYPTFSAAIYQQYTAAYDRVYSAWLALMLLAVTGLTLWLEARLMRGVYLSRVSPGGARQPARVPLRGWTLPAWAFVGLLAGAALVVPLGTVLYWLRLEQNPYALAGLAEATRGALGAAAVAALTTTALAFPLAYIGNRYAGRAARLTERVAYLGYATPPLAFALALIFFVLRSGPALYQTFALLILAYTLHFVAEAIGPIRTSLSKATPRLEEAARVLGAAPGRTLWRVTLPLMRPGLLASAAFVFLSVLKELPLTLLLAPTGFATLASNVWTYTEEAQYAAAAPYALVIAASGALLTLLILRREK, encoded by the coding sequence ATGACCACCCGACGCCGCGTGCCCCCCACCCTGCTGCTGCCCGCCCTGTTGACGGCGCTGGGCGTCTTGCTGCCGCTCTCGTATCTGGTGCTGCGCGCCTTTGGCGCCGAGGCAGGCGAGCTGCGCGAGATCGTGTTCCGGGTACGCAATCTGGAGCTGCTGGGCAACACGCTGGGGCTGGCGCTGGGGGTGCTGGCGGCGGGAACGGCGGTCGCGCTGCCGCTGGCGTACCTGGCGGCCCGGACGACCTTCCGCCCGCGCTGGGTGCTCACCTTGCTGGGGGTGTTGCCGCTCGCCATCCCGGGCTATGTGGGGGCCTACGCCCTGATCGCGGCGAGCGGGCCGGGCGGGACCATCCAGGCGGTGACCGGGCTGAACTGGCCGGGGCCGAGCGGGTTCTGGGGGGCGCTGGGGGTGTTGACGCTGTTTACCTTTCCGTACCTGTTTCTGAACCTGCACGCGGCCTTGCGGGCGCAGGACCCCGCGCTGGAGGACGCCGCCCGGCTGCTGGGGAGATCGCCGGGGCAGACCTTCCGGCAGGTCACGCTGCCGCACCTGCGCCCGGCGTGGCTCTCGGGGGGGCTGCTGGTCACCCTGCACGTGCTGGGCGACTTCGGGGTGACCAGCCTGATGCGCTATCCCACCTTCAGCGCGGCGATCTACCAGCAGTACACCGCCGCCTACGACCGGGTGTACTCGGCGTGGCTGGCGCTGATGCTGCTCGCGGTGACCGGGCTGACCCTCTGGCTGGAGGCGCGGCTGATGCGCGGCGTCTATCTCTCGCGGGTGTCGCCGGGTGGGGCGCGGCAACCGGCGCGGGTTCCCCTGCGCGGCTGGACGCTGCCCGCCTGGGCGTTCGTGGGCCTGCTGGCGGGGGCGGCCCTGGTCGTGCCGCTGGGCACGGTTCTCTACTGGCTGCGGCTGGAGCAAAACCCCTACGCGCTCGCCGGGCTGGCCGAGGCGACCCGGGGCGCCCTGGGCGCCGCCGCCGTCGCCGCGCTGACCACGACCGCGCTGGCCTTTCCGCTCGCGTACATCGGCAACCGCTACGCCGGGCGGGCCGCGCGGCTCACCGAACGGGTGGCCTACCTGGGCTACGCGACGCCGCCGCTGGCCTTTGCGCTGGCGCTGATCTTTTTCGTGCTGCGGTCGGGTCCGGCGCTGTACCAGACGTTCGCGCTGCTGATCCTGGCGTACACGCTGCATTTCGTGGCCGAGGCGATCGGGCCGATCCGCACCTCGCTGTCCAAGGCCACCCCCCGGCTGGAGGAGGCCGCGCGGGTGCTGGGCGCCGCGCCGGGCCGCACCCTGTGGCGGGTCACGCTGCCGCTGATGCGCCCGGGGCTGCTCGCCAGCGCGGCCTTCGTGTTTCTGAGCGTGCTCAAGGAGCTGCCGCTGACGCTGCTGCTGGCCCCGACCGGCTTTGCCACCCTGGCGAGCAACGTCTGGACCTACACCGAGGAGGCGCAGTACGCCGCCGCCGCCCCCTACGCGCTGGTGATCGCGGCGAGCGGGGCCCTGCTGACCCTGCTGATTCTGAGGAGAGAGAAGTGA